A window of Vulpes lagopus strain Blue_001 chromosome 21, ASM1834538v1, whole genome shotgun sequence contains these coding sequences:
- the GDF3 gene encoding growth/differentiation factor 3 gives MIPSRTVLALRLLLTLALAQTFQFQEHVFLQFLGLDKVPSPQKFQPMPSILKKIFQDQEAAAINGDSQDVCYIKDLGISGNILRLLLDKGLFLYSKKRPQASSCFQKFLYFNLSAIKDKELLTMAQLGLDLGPNTYYKPGPELELALSLVQEPHGWGQSIPKPGKMLVLQSVPWPQGVVHFNLLDVAKDWNNNPRKNLGLLLEILVKGNRDFGVNFQLQDTCARLRQSLHASLLVVTLNPEQCHPSSRKRREAILFPKASCQNLCHRHQLFINFQDLGWHKWIIAPKGFMANYCHGDCPFSLTTSLNSSNYAFMQALMHAVDPEIPQAVCIPTKLSPISMLYQDNDDNVILRHYEDMVVDECGCG, from the exons ATGATTCCTTCCCGGACTGTCTTGGCTCTCCGCCTCCTGTTAACTCTGGCTTTGGCCCAAACATTCCAATTTCAAGAACATGTCTTTCTCCAATTTCTGGGCTTAGACAAAGTGCCTTCACCCCAGAAGTTCCAACCTATGCCTTCTATCTTGAAGAAAATTTTCCAGGATCAAGAGGCAGCAGCGATCAATGGGGACTCCCAAGATGTATGCTACATAAAGGATCTTGGTATCAGTGGGAACATACTCCGACTTCTCCTGGATAAAG GTCTCTTTCTTTACTCCAAGAAACGTCCCCAAGCCTCCTCGTGCTTCCAGAAATTCCTCTACTTTAACCTCTCTGCCATTAAAGATAAGGAGCTGTTAACAATGGCCCAACTGGGCCTGGATTTGGGGCCCAACACTTACTATAAGCCAGGACCGGAACTGGAGTTGGCTCTGTCCCTTGTTCAGGAGCCTCACGGGTGGGGCCAGTCCATCCCTAAACCAGGTAAAATGCTCGTATTACAGTCAGTACCATGGCCTCAAGGTGTCGTCCACTTCAACCTGCTGGATGTGGCTAAGGATTGGAATAACAACCCCAGGAAGAACTTAGGTTTGTTGCTAGAGATACTGGTGAAAGGAAACAGAGACTTTGGGGTGAATTTTCAGCTTCAGGACACCTGTGCCAGACTGAGACAGTCCCTTCATGCTTCCCTGCTGGTGGTGACTCTCAACCCTGAGCAGTGCCACCCTTCATCCCGGAAAAGGAGGGAAGCCATCCTTTTCCCTAAGGCTTCTTGCCAGAACCTCTGCCATCGTCACCAGCTATTCATCAACTTCCAGGACTTAGGTTGGCACAAGTGGATTATTGCTCCCAAAGGGTTCATGGCAAACTACTGCCATGGAGATTGTCCTTTCTCACTGACCACCTCCCTCAACAGCTCCAATTATGCGTTCATGCAAGCCCTGATGCATGCGGTTGACCCAGAGATCCCCCAGGCTGTCTGTATCCCCACCAAGCTGTCCCCCATTTCCATGCTCTATCAGGACAATGATGACAATGTCATTTTACGACATTACGAAGACATGGTGGTTGACGAATGTGGATGTGGGTAG
- the RIMKLB gene encoding beta-citrylglutamate synthase B isoform X5 has translation MASDKGPSAGDATLRRRIEPWEFEGFFDPRELRKETCLLYEIQWGTSHKTWRNSGKNTTNHVEINFIEKFTAERQYCPSIRCSITWFLSWSPCWECSNAIRGFLSQHPSVTLVIYVARLFWHADPQNRQGLRDLINSGVTIQIMTVPEYDHCWRNFVNYPPGKEDHWPRYPILWMKLYALELHCIILNLPPCLKISRRNQNQLTLFRLTLQDCHYQTIPPPILLDMGLIQPLVTWR, from the exons ATGGCTTCTGACAAAG GTCCTTCAGCTGGAGATGCCACCTTGAG GAGGAGAATTGAACCCTGGGAATTTGAAGGCTTCTTTGACCCCAGAGAACTCCGTAAAGAGACCTGCCTCCTCTATGAAATCCAGTGGGGCACAAGCCATAAGACCTGGCGAAACTCAGGCAAAAACACCACCAACCATGTGGAAATcaattttatagaaaagtttACTGCAGAAAGACAGTATTGCCCATCCATTCGCTGCTCCATCACCTGGTTCCTGTCCTGGAGTCCCTGTTGGGAATGCTCCAATGCTATTAGGGGATTTTTGAGTCAACACCCTAGTGTGACTCTGGTTATTTATGTGGCCCGGCTTTTCTGGCACGCGGATCCACAAAACCGGCAAGGACTCAGGGATCTCATTAATAGTGGTGTGACTATCCAGATTATGACAGTCCCAG AGTATGATCACTGCTGGAGGAATTTTGTCAACTACCCACCTGGGAAAGAAGATCACTGGCCAAGATACCCTATTCTATGGATGAAGCTATATGCACTGGAACTTCACTGCATAATTCTA aatctCCCTCCCTGTTTAAAGATTTCAAGAAGAAATCAGAATCAGCTTACATTGTTCAGACTTACTCTTCAAGACTGCCATTACCAAACAATTCCACCTCCTATCCTTTTAGATATGGGGTTGATACAACCTCTTGTGACTTGGAGATGA